The Gilliamella apicola genome window below encodes:
- a CDS encoding DeoR/GlpR family DNA-binding transcription regulator, producing the protein MHLMNERRELILEELITTGTVYVSELARKYQVTYETIRKDLSQLEKKGFLVKCHGGATLKQGAIENPFKIREKENASLKKSIAQKALTLLPDNCSMIIGTGSTALELAKLLMYRSGFKIFTDSLPVANILISSENQVFLFGGELRDKSSSVFGGWALSMINEIQVDVCFLGTDGFSNLNGPSSPSSSDAYIDKVIIAHSDKRYILGDYTKFSRKSLYKICDWSEITALITNDIADSLQVMELEKQTRVILC; encoded by the coding sequence ATGCACTTAATGAATGAGAGAAGAGAATTAATTTTAGAAGAGTTGATTACAACCGGAACTGTGTATGTAAGTGAATTAGCTCGTAAATATCAAGTAACTTATGAAACTATTCGCAAGGATCTATCTCAATTAGAAAAAAAAGGATTTTTAGTTAAATGCCATGGTGGTGCAACACTCAAACAAGGCGCTATTGAGAATCCATTCAAAATTAGAGAAAAAGAAAATGCAAGCTTAAAAAAGAGTATCGCACAAAAAGCATTAACACTCCTTCCAGATAATTGCTCAATGATTATTGGTACAGGAAGTACAGCATTAGAACTAGCTAAATTATTAATGTATCGTTCTGGTTTTAAGATTTTTACGGACTCTCTTCCTGTAGCTAACATATTGATTTCTTCTGAAAATCAAGTGTTTTTATTTGGTGGCGAATTACGTGACAAAAGCTCATCTGTATTTGGCGGTTGGGCGCTATCAATGATTAACGAAATCCAAGTTGATGTTTGTTTTTTAGGAACAGATGGTTTTAGTAACTTAAACGGTCCTTCTAGTCCCTCATCTTCAGATGCTTATATAGATAAAGTGATTATTGCACATTCCGATAAAAGATATATTTTAGGTGACTATACTAAATTTAGCCGTAAAAGTTTATATAAAATTTGTGATTGGAGCGAAATTACAGCGCTAATTACTAATGATATAGCCGATTCCTTACAAGTTATGGAATTAGAAAAACAGACTCGTGTGATTTTGTGCTAG
- a CDS encoding RpiB/LacA/LacB family sugar-phosphate isomerase, which yields MKTKIAIACDDLGFEYKQAIKQYLIEEKNAEVVYDPVKVKNDGINTFAKLADEMSVLIQKDICRLGIYICGTGIGFTCQANKHWGIRATAVTNPYSAKRARLSNNAQIIGIGCRVNGLEYTKMIIDAWFDEPFDFTTARENSKKNLLEAERNDNALLVKPMHIAWNMGFRADE from the coding sequence ATGAAAACAAAAATTGCTATCGCATGTGATGATCTGGGATTTGAATATAAGCAAGCTATCAAACAATATTTAATTGAAGAAAAAAATGCTGAAGTCGTTTATGACCCAGTTAAAGTCAAAAATGATGGTATCAATACTTTCGCTAAATTGGCTGATGAAATGTCAGTTCTGATTCAAAAAGATATTTGCCGTTTAGGAATCTATATCTGTGGAACTGGAATTGGTTTTACTTGTCAAGCAAATAAACATTGGGGTATTCGCGCCACAGCAGTAACTAATCCTTATTCAGCCAAACGAGCCAGACTTAGTAATAATGCACAAATTATCGGTATTGGCTGCCGAGTCAACGGGCTTGAGTATACAAAAATGATCATTGATGCTTGGTTTGATGAACCTTTTGACTTTACTACCGCTCGTGAAAACTCGAAAAAAAACTTATTAGAAGCAGAACGTAATGACAACGCTCTATTAGTCAAACCTATGCATATTGCATGGAATATGGGTTTTAGAGCTGATGAGTAA